CCGCCATCAACCAGAGAACTTTCGCTAAGATATCGTTTGTCCACCTGGATCATATCGAATGCAAGAATAACACAGATTGCCCCGAGCGCAATGGAGGGTGCGACTTTTCGATTTCCGGCAAACCAGATCAGGCCAAGTCCGGCTGCGAAAAACAGACCAAAACGGAGTGTGTCACCCCGGGCCAATCTTTCACGTTCCGGGATGAGTTCATTGTTGATATAGTTGTTCACCGACTGGGCAACCCGGGGATCGTCTGCCGGAACCTGGTTTTGCTGCGCGATTTGCTGCGCGATCTGCTGACGTTCACCGGGCTTTTCAAATGAGAGTGCTGTGAATCCAATAACGATGAAGAGTGCGGCCACACCGGCGGGTGCATAAAGAGCACGTTTCCAGTCGCTGTTTTGTTTTTTCCGGGGCAGCGCAAACTGATCCGCCATCCAGGCCATCCCCATCACCGATACAACCGCGAAACAGAAAACGGTTGTCATCAGCCACATTTCCGGGGCACGGAATTTATCAAACAGCGGAAAATAGTGATACATGGTGCTGTTCAGAAGCAGGAAATTTTCGCCGAGCGAAAAGAGCATCGTGGCGATACCGGGCCCGAGGAAGACCCATTTTAGTTCGTGGCGGGATTTCATCAACCCGATAATGAAAAAGAGCAGCACGAGCGCACCCATGTAATGCGGGCCGCTGGTAAATGATTTTGGTCCCCAATACGCATCGCCTGAAGCTCCTCCGTACGAACCGGGAATAACGAGCGTGAGCAATTCACCTGGGCCCTGCGACCATGCGAAGGCGTAATCCATGGAGAGGCCTTCCCTGTTTTCAACTTCTGAACCCCCGCGCATGCTATAGCTACTGTATTCTGCCGTGCTCCAGTAGAGCTGAACGGTGATTAATGTTGCAACTACTGCCGCCAATGCGAGCCAGCCTGTGTGCCGGGAAAATTTATTGAATGTAGCGGTTTTATAAGCCCGGACGGCATCCACAATAAATAGCGTGCCGAGAGGAAAAAGGAAGAAATAGGTAACCTGTGGATGGTAGGCGCGGAGATGAAGCGTGAGTGCCAGTCCGAATGCAAAAAAAGCGAGCCACCGGTTGGCTTTGGTGCGCGTCATCATCAAGTAGCCGACATATATCCAGGGGATGTAGATGTAGGCCAGGAATTTTGCGTTGTGGCCAGCGCCAATGATGATGGGGATGTATGTGCTGAAGCCAATCACGACAGAACCAAAAACGGCTGTGATGGGCCTGAAGCCAAGCAGCAGGAACATCAGGTAAGCGCCGCCAAACAGCACCCAGTATTCTACGGCCGGATAT
Above is a genomic segment from Rhodohalobacter sp. SW132 containing:
- a CDS encoding YfhO family protein, encoding MTARKSKKSAPEITDTWAEFSSKKQHAICLGFLFLLPFILFFASTLGGQQYMGHDVIQWRAGAESLIDHRETHDEVAHWAANMFSGMPATTISHPPQVWNLDTLINRGFQFLYPAVEYWVLFGGAYLMFLLLGFRPITAVFGSVVIGFSTYIPIIIGAGHNAKFLAYIYIPWIYVGYLMMTRTKANRWLAFFAFGLALTLHLRAYHPQVTYFFLFPLGTLFIVDAVRAYKTATFNKFSRHTGWLALAAVVATLITVQLYWSTAEYSSYSMRGGSEVENREGLSMDYAFAWSQGPGELLTLVIPGSYGGASGDAYWGPKSFTSGPHYMGALVLLFFIIGLMKSRHELKWVFLGPGIATMLFSLGENFLLLNSTMYHYFPLFDKFRAPEMWLMTTVFCFAVVSVMGMAWMADQFALPRKKQNSDWKRALYAPAGVAALFIVIGFTALSFEKPGERQQIAQQIAQQNQVPADDPRVAQSVNNYINNELIPERERLARGDTLRFGLFFAAGLGLIWFAGNRKVAPSIALGAICVILAFDMIQVDKRYLSESSLVDGGLEREQVIERQERELDRIIQQNMHHEEGWAYRTLPLIDSPFNNAIPAYFYPSIGGYSGAKLGYYQDLIDEAIFSGPAGINMGVLNMLNVKFITAQGQVQIPGLETIHSDQQGTIIENQNVLPKAWFVEDVQVLDNEPDVLRRIAEDFDASATAFTTEPLSAELTPGSQQSVSVSEYTANRITLDIAADAPGFLVLGEIWYPPGWTTTLNGEEIDIIRTNYVLRGFEIPAGEHQLEMILDPAWYSIGNWLARLGTVALLGAGIFGVILFYRREDEGDE